In Nevskia ramosa DSM 11499, the DNA window GGCGGATGTCGTCTGGTTTGGCGATCGGGCCGATTTCCTTGGCGACGTGTTCGCGCAGTTCCTTGATCAGTGCCAGCGCTTCGTCGCCGGTGGGGCGCACGCCCTTGCAGATGACGAAGGCGCAGACGGCTTCGCCCTTGACCTCGTGCGGGCGGCCGACGACGGCGGCTTCGGCGACTCTGGGATGCGAGACCAGGGCGGACTCCACTTCCATCGTGCCCAGGCGGTGGCCGGAGACGTTGAGCACGTCGTCGGTGCGGCCGAGAATCCAGTAGTAGCCGTCCTCGTCGCGATGGGTGGAATCGCCGGCGACGTACAGATGGGTGCCGTCCGGGCGGACCGGGAACTGGCCGTAGTAGGTTTTCTTGTAACGCTCGTTGTCGCCCCAGATGGTGCGCAGCATCGAGGGCCAGGGCTTGGTGAGGACCAGATAACCGCCGGCGGTCTTGCCGACCACCGGCTCGCCCATTTCATCGACGACATCGGCGAACAGGCCGGGCAGCGGCTGGGTGCACGAGCCGGGCTTGGTCGGCGTGGCGCCGGGCAGCGGGCTCATCATGATGCTGCCGGTTTCGGTCTGCCACCAGGTATCGACGATCGGCAGTTTCTCCTTGCCGATGACGCGGTGGTACCACATCCAGGCTTCCGGATTGATCGGTTCGCCGACACTTCCCAGCAGGCGCAGCTCGCTCAGGTCGTACTGGTTCGGAATCTCTTCGCCGGACTTCATCAGCGCGCGGATCGCGGTGGGCGCGGTGTAGAAGATGGTCACGCCGTGGTCCTGGCAGATCTTCCAGAAGCGGCCGGCGTCCGGGACGGTGGGCACGCCTTCGTAGATCATCACGGAGGCGCCATTGGCCAGCGGGCCGTAGGTAACGTAGCTGTGGCCGGTCACCCAGCCGACGTCGGCGGTACACCAGAACAGATCGTCTTCCTTGAGATCGAACACCCACTGGGCGCTGAGCATCGCGCCGAGCAGGTAGCCGCCGGTGCAGTGCTGGATGCCCTTGGGCTTGCCGGTGGAGCCGGAGGTGTAGAGCAGGAACAGCGGGTGTTCGGCTTCGACATTCACCGGCTCGCAATCCGCCGGCAGCTTCGCAGTGGCTTCATGCCACCAGGCATCGCGACCGTCCTTCATGGTGATCGCATGGCCGGTGCGCTTGGCGACGATCACGCCCTCCACGCTCGGGCAGCCGAGGGCCAGCGCTTCATCGCAGGCCTTCTTCAGATCGACGACATTGCCGCCGCGCTGGTTGCCGTCCGCCGTGATCACCAGCTTGGCGCCGGTGTCTTCGATGCGGTCACGCAGCGCGGTGGCCGAGAAGCCGCCGAACACCACCGAGTGGATGACGCCGAGGCGGGCGCAGGCCTGCATCGCGATCACCGCTTCCGGCGAGTGCGGCAGATACAGCACCACGCGATCGCCCTTGACGATGCCCTTGGCCTTGATCGCATTGGCGAGCTTGCAGACTTCGGCGTGCAGTTCGCGGTACGTGTAGTTGCGGGTGTCGCCCTTTTCGCCTTCGTAGCGGATGGCGATCTTGTCGCCCTTGGTCGCCAAGTGGCGATCCAGGCAGTTGTACGAGGCGTTCAGCGTGCCGTCGTGGAACCAGCGGTAGTTCGGTGCCTTGCTGTCATCGAGCACGGTCTTGAACGGCGTTGCCCAGCTCAGCTCGCTCTTGGCGTAAGCGCCCCAGAAGCCGGTGAAATCGGCAGCCGCGGCGGCGCGCAGCTCGGCCATCTTGGCGGCGTTGACACGGGCGGCGGCGGCGAACTCGGCCGAGGGCGGGAACACCCGGGTCTCGGTCAGCACGGATTGGAAGTTGTCACTGCTCATCGTTGATCCTCGTTGTTCGAGTCTTGTCGGTTCGACTTTGCTTCTGGCCCCGTGAACGGGGCGTCTCCTCGGGCCGGAGTGTGCCAGCCACGGCGCAGCGGTTTGCGCCGGTGCGGCGCTAAAGCAAACATCGCGCCCGATACAGTAAGCCCGCCAGCTTCCTGACGGGCTACCCGATTCAGTGGATTGTCAGCAGCTTGTTCAATGACTCGACGCGCCGGTGGCGCCGTAGCCGGTTTCGGCCCGGACCAATTGCTCGATGTAGCGTGCCGACTCGATCCTGGCCCTTGCGCTGCGATCGGTCACCGAGCCGATCCAGCAGCCGAGGAAGGCCAGCGTCATCGAGAACAGCGCCGGTGCGTCGTAGGGGAAGACCGGCGTGGCATGGCCGAGCACCTTGACCCAGACGGCCGGGCCGAGGACGGTCAGTGTCACGGCTGACACAAGCCCCAGGCCGCCGCCGAGCAGTGCACCACGGGTGGTGAGGCCGCGCCAGACGATCGACAGCAGCAGGATCGGGAAGTTGGCGCTGGCCGCGATGGCGAAGGCCAGGCCGACCATGAAGGCGACGTTCTGCTTCTCGAAGACGATGCCGAGGATGATCGCCAGGATACCGAGGCCGATGGTGGCGAACTTCGAGACGCGGATTTCGTCCTTGTCGTTGACCTTGCCCTTGCGCAGCACGTGGGCATACAGGTCATGCGAGACCGCCGTGGCACCGGATAAAGTCAGACCGGCGACCACTGCGAGGATGGTGGCGAAGGCTACTGCCGAGATGAAGCCGAGGAACACGTCGCCACCGACTGCATGCGCCAGGTGGATCGCCGCCATATTGGCGCCGCCGCGCAGCGCCGCACCATCAAGATAGAAGACGTTGGTGCCGACCAGCACGATCGCACCGAAGCCGATGATGAAAGTCAGGATGTAGAAGTAGCCGATGAAGCCGGTCGCGTAGAACACGCTCTTGCGGGCTTCGGCGGCGTTCTTCACGGTGAAGAAGCGCATCAGGATGTGCGGCAGGCCGGCGGTGCCGAACATCAGCGCCAGGCCGAGCGAGATCGCCGATACCGGGTCCTTCACCAGCTTGCCCGGCGCCATGATTGCCTGGCCATCCTTGTGCACGGCGATGGCCTGCTCGAACAGCGCTTCCACCGAGAAGCCGACGTGGCGCATGACCATGAAGGCCATGAAGCTGGCACCACCGAGCAGCAGCATCGCCTTGATGATCTGCACCCAGGTGGTCGCCAGCATGCCGCCAAAGGTGACGTAGACGATCATCAGCACGCCGACCAGCACCACGGCGATGTTGTAGTCGAGCCCGAACAGCAGCTTGATCAACTGGCCGGCGCCGACCATCTGCGCGATCAGATAGAAGGCCACCGTGGTCAGGGTGCCGGCGGCGGCGAGGATGCGGATCGAGGTCTGATCCAGCCGGTAGCTGGCGACATCGGCGAAGGTGAATTTGCCGAGGTTCCGCAGCCGTTCGGCGATCAGGAACATGATCACCGGCCAGCCGACCAGGAAGCCGATCGAATAGATCAGGCCATCGAAGCCGGAGCCGAACACCAGCGCCGAAATGCCGAGGAACGAGGCCGCGCTCATGTAGTCGCCAGCGATGGCGAGCCCGTTCTGGAAGCCGGTGATGCCACCGCCCGCCGTGTAGAAATCAGCGCGCGACTGCGTGCGTCGGCTTGCCCAGTAAGTGATGCCGAGCGTCAGCGCCACGAAGGCGACGAACATCAGGATGGCGGTCAGGTTCAGCGGCTGCTTCTCGGCCTGGCCTTCGAGGGCGGCGGCGAAGCTGGCAAGCGGCGCGAACAGCACCGTGGCGGCCAGCGCTTTCAGGATCAGCGGGTTCATACGTTGGCGCTCCGGACAGCCTTGACCGTCAGTGCGTCGAACTCGCCATTCGCGCGGCGGACGTAGACGCCGGTCAGCACGATCGCCGACAGGATCACGCCCAACCCCAGCGGAATGCCGAGGGTGATGACGCCGTCGATGCGGATCGCCAGCCAGTGCGGGGCGAAGGCGATCGCCAGAATGAAGCCGTAATAGATCAGCAGCATCAGCGTGGTCAGGATCGCCGCGAAGCGGCCACGGCGCGCGCGCAGCTCGGTGAATGCCGGACTTTCAAGGATGCGCAGGATCTCCGGCGCCACGTGGACCTCGGTCGACGCCATGCTGCCGTCGCCGGAATACTGTTTTGTTGTCATGGATGCTCCTCACACGTGCGTCATGGGTACGGCGATGCTGATGGCGGAGCCTATCGGCGATGGGGTCCGCGCTCCATGCGACGTTGGTCTAAGCGGGGTGGCCCGGGTCTGCGACTTTGGTCTCAAGCACTGCGGCAGAGATCGCCTCGTGTTCTATGCTGAGCCTCAGCAGCCGGCCGCCGTCCGGCAGGGGACGCCGGGATGCTCGAGGTCTGGTCGCTGTTCCTGATCTCGGCGATCTATGTCGCGGTGCTGTTCGCGATCGCGGCGCACGGGGATCGTCGGGCAGCGGCTGGCTCGTCACGCAAGCCCTGGACCTACAGCCTGGCGCTCGGTGTCTACGCCACGTCCTGGACGTTCTATGGCGCCGTCGGCCGGGCCGCGACCAGCGGCTGGGATTTTTTGCCGATCTATCTCGGGCCGATGCTGGTGTTCCTGTTCGCAGGTGGCCTGCTGGAGCGGCTGATCCGGATCAGCAAGCGCTACAACATCACGTCCATTGCCGACTTCATCGGCGCCCGCTACGGCCGCAACCAGCGGCTGGCGATGTTCGTCACCGCCGTCGCGGTGCTCGGCGTGGTGCCGTACATCGCGCTGCAGTTGAAAGCGGTGGCCTTCGGTTTCGAGCTGCTGGCGCACTCGCAGGGCGAAGTCGGCGCCGATGATCATCTGTTCGACAACGGCGCGCTGTTCGTCGCCGTGCTGTTGGGCGCGTTCGCGATCCTGTTCGGTACGCGGCAGGTGGTGGCCAGCGAAAACCATCACGGCATGGTGCTGGCCATCGCCTTCGAGTCGACGGTGAAGCTGCTGGCCTTTCTCGCCGTCGGCCTGTTCGTCTGCTATCACCTGTACGACGGCTTCGGCGATGCCTGGAGCCACGCGCTGACTCGCCTCGGCAATCAGGCGCACGAGCAGGATGGCCGCTGGCAGGCAGGCTTCGTTGCCCAGACCCTGCTCGCGGCCGCCGCGGTGCTGTGCCTGCCGCGGCAGTTCCACGTCACCGTGGTGGAGAACGCCGACACCCGCGATCTCAAGCGCGCGCGCTGGGTGTTTCCGCTGTTCCTGCTCGCGATCAGCGTGTTCGTGCTGCCGATCGCCAGCGCCGGGCTCGATCGTCTGTCGGCGGATGCTTCGGGCGATACCTACATGCTCGCGCTGCCGCTGTCCGAGGGGCAGGGCTGGCTGGCGCTGATCGCTTACCTCGGTGGTTTCTCGGCGGCCACCAGCATGGTCATCGTCGAGACCATCGCGCTGTCGACGATGATTTCCAACGAGCTGGTGCTGCCGGTGCTGCTGCGCTCGCGGCGCTTCCGGCTCGCCGAACGCAGCGACTTGAGCGGCCTGCTGAAGAACATCCGCCGCGCCGCGATCGTCGCGATCATCGCTGCCGCCTACCTGTACTACCGGATCTACAGCGGCCCGGGTTCTCTGACCGCGATCGGCCTGTTGTCCTTCGCAGCCGTGGCCCAGTTCGCGCCGGCGATCGTCGGCGGCGTGCTCTGGCGCGGTGGCAGCCATGCCGGCGCGCTGGCGGGCTTGAGCATCGGCTTCGGCCTGTGGCTCTACACCCTGCTGCTGCCGGCGCTGCTGGCCGGTGGCGACAGCAGCCTGCTCAGCGATGGCCTGCTCGGCATCGGCTGGCTGCGGCCGCAGGCGCTGTTCGGGCTGACCGGGCTGGACGACATCACCCACGGCACGCTGTGGAGTCTTGGCGGCAACACGCTGGCCTATCTGCTGACGCCGCTGCTGTTCAAGCCCGGCCTGCGCGAACGCCTGCAGGCCGGGCGCTTCCTCGAAGCGCCGTCCGCCGGCCGCGCGGCCCGTGCGTCGGCGACCAAGATTGCCGCCACCGTCGGCGATCTGGTGGCGCTGCTGGAACGCTTCTTCGGCGCCGAACGCGCCCGCACCGAGCTGGAAATGCACGCCCGCCGGCTTGGCCGGCCGGAGCCGAAGCCGGACGATCGGGTGTCGTCCGAGCAGGCGCGGCACATCGAGCATCTGCTGTCCGGCGCGCTCGGTGCATCGAGCGCGCGGCTGGTGCTCGGCTCGGCACTCGGCGGCCGCGACATGCAGCTGGAAGACGTGATCAGCCTGCTCGACGAAACCGCGCACGAGATCCAGTTCAACCGCGAGCTGCTGCGTGCTTCGCTGGAGCATCTGTCGCAGGGCGTGTCGGTGGTCGACAAGGATCTCTGCCTGGTCGGCTGGAACCGCCGCTATCTGGAAATGCTCGATTACCCGGACGACCTGATCAAGGTCGGCCGGCCGATCGCCGAGGTGTTCCGCTACAACGCCGAGCGCGGCCTGCTCGGGCCGGGCGAGGTCGGGCCCCAGGTCGAGCGGCGGCTGGCCCATCTGCGTGCCGGCACGCCGAACAGCCACGAGCGCCTGATGCCGGACGGCCGGGTCATCGAGGTGCGCGGCAGCCCAATGAGCGGTGGCGGTTACGTCACCAGCTATTCGGACGTGACCGCCTACAAGCAGGCACAGCAGGCACTGGAAGTGGTCAACGAGCAGCTGGAGGAGCGGGTCTCGGAACGCACCGCCGCGCTCGAAGAAGCGCGCGGCGTGGCCGAGCGCGCCAACCGGGCGAAGTCACGTTTTCTGGCAACGGTCACTCACGATCTGGTGCAGCCGCTGAACGCCGCGCGGCTGTTCGTGACTTCGATCGACCGTGATGCGGTGCCGGTGGAAACGGCGCGGATCGTCGGCCAGGTGGAAAGCTCGCTGCACGCGGCCGAGAACCTGATCGGCGCGCTGCTCGATATTTCCCGGCTCGATGCCGCCGCCCAGCCGGTGCGCCGCGAGCATTTTCCGGTCGACCGGGTGCTGGCGCCGCTGGCCAACGAGTTCTCCGCACTCGCTCAGGCGCGCGGTCTGGAGTTTCGCTACGTGGCGTCGTCGGCGATCGTCGAAACCGATCCCGCGCTGCTGCGCCGGATCCTGCAGAACTTCCTGTCCAACGCCGTGCGCTATACCCGTAGCGGCTGTGTGCTGCTCGGCTGCCGGCGCTTGCCCGGCGGTCTCGAGATCGGCGTCTGGGACACCGGGCCGGGCATTCCGGCCGGGCGCCAGCCGGAAATCTTCGAGGAGTTCCGCCGGCTCGAAGCGGGTCAGGATTTCGATCAGGGGCTGGGGCTCGGACTGTCGATCGCCGATCGGCTGTCGAAGCTGCTGCATCACCGGTTGAGCTTGCGCTCAACGGTCGGCCGCGGCAGCCGCTTCTCGATCGAGGTGCCGTTCGGTGATCGCAGTTCGATCGCGCCGCTGCGGCCGGCGCCGGTGACACGCTCGACTGATCGCCTGCATGGCCGGCTGGTGTTCTGCCTCGACAACGAGCAGTCGACGCTCGATGCACTCGGTGCGCTGCTGACCCGCTGGGGCTGCCGGGTGATCGTCGCCCGCAATGCCAGCGAGGCTTACGCCTGCTTCGGGCCGGATGCCGAAGTGCCCGATCTGGCGCTGATCGATTTCCATCTCGGCGAAGGTGCCAGCGGCATCGCGGTGATGGCCGAGTTGCGCCAGCGCTGGGGCGTGGCCGTGCCGGCAATCGTGCTGACCGCCGATCCGACCGTGGCCGCGCGCAATGCTGCCAGTGCCGCCGGCCTTGCGCGGCTGCCGAAGCCGGTGAAGCCGGCGGCGCTCAGGGCGCTGATGAGCCGGATGATCCGCATCCAGAGTCCGGACATCGTCGAAGCGGACGGCGACGCTCAGTCTTCGTCGGCCACGTCGGACTGAAGCTCGTCCATCGGCGGCGTCAGGCTGCCGGCGCTGGCATCGAGCAGGCGCCGGGCCAGCAGCGCCGCTTGCGTTCGCCGGTACAGGCCGAGCTTGCGCAGTACGGCGGTGACGTGCGCCTTCACGGTCGCTTCGGTGATGCTCAGCTCGTAGCCGATCTGCTTGTTCAGGCGGCCATCGGCGAGCGCCATCAGCACCTTGAACTGCTGCGGTGTCAGCGTTGCGATCTGCCGGGTCAGCGCCTGTTCGGCGGCGTCCTGATCGACGCCATCGGCCAGGCCTTCCGGCAGCCATTCGTTGCCATCGAGCATCGCCCGCACGGCCTCGCCGATGACCCCCAGCGACGCCGATTTCGGGATGTAGCCGCAGGCGCCGAAATCGATCGCGCGGCGGATCACCAGCGGGTTTTCCTCACCGGAGACGATCGCCACCGGCAGGTCCGGGCGCAGGCCGCGCAGCTGGATCAGCGAGGAAAAGCCGCTGCTGCCGGGCATGCGCAGATCGAGCAGCACCAGATCGCAATCCGGCTGGGCATCGAGCTTGGCGAGCAGTTCGACCAGCGAAGCGGTGGCTTCGACGATCGCTTCGGGTACGGCATCGGCCACGGCGGCAGTCAGCGCGGCGCGGAACAGCGGATGGTCATCGGCAATCAATAGTCGGTGCTTGGGCAGGCGATACATGGGCGGCCTCGGGCGGCGCATTCAATACGCGCATTGCAACACCCTACGACCTTGGTCGCGATACGACTTAAGGTGAATGGTCGCGCCTTCTCCTGATCGCCACTCTTCGTCTGCGGCCATCGCTGCCGCTCCCGGATCACCTGTCCGGGCAACGAATGATGAGAGGAGTGAGGAGATGATGCCTGCCCGCAGCCGCTTTGCCGCCGCCCTGTGCGCTGCCGGATTCGGCATGGCGACGCTGCCTGCGTTCGCCGCTCCGGTGGATAAAGACACCGCCGCAGTGATCCAGGATCTGAAGCGGCGCATCGAGGCGCTGGAACAGCAGCTCTCCGCCAAGGCAGCGCAGCCAGCGGCCGAGGTTGCTGCGCCGGCAGCCGTCGCGCCTGTTGCGCCGGTCGTTGCTGCGACGGCACCGGCGCCAGCAGCGACGCCGGCAGCCGTCACCAATGGCGGCGATTTCAAGCTGGCCTGGGGCGGGTACATCAAGACCGACTTCATCACCTCGCGCTACAGCGATGGCGCGGTGCCGCAGAGCCTGGGCCGCGATGCCTACATCCCGAACTCGATTCCGGTGGCTGCCACCGGCGCCGAGAACGCCCGCACCTATACCGATCTGCACGCCAAGGAAACCCGGCTGTACCTGCGCGGCTCGGGCCTGATGTATGGCCACAAGGTGGCGATCAATGCCGAGTTCGATTTCATCAGCGGCCAGCTCGGCCAGGGCATCGCCGGTGCGCCGAACGAAGCGGTGACCAATCCCTACAACCCGGCGTTCCGCCTCGGCTATCTCGATTTCGACAACTTCCGCATCGGCCAGGACTGGTCCACCTTGCAGAACATGGTGGCGCTGCCGGACATCGTCGATCTGGTCAACTGGCCGTCCGAAGGCACGGTGTTCTCGCGCCAGCCGATGATCCGCTACACCTACGGCCCGCTGGCCGTCGCGCTTGAAAACAGCGAATCGACGGTCGCCACGCTCGGCGGCAACGCCTTCGCGGTGACCGACGACAACACGCTGCCGGATCTCGTCTGGCGCTACACGCTGAAGACCGCGGCCTGGGGCGATTACACCTTGTCCGGCGTGGTCCGCCAGATCACCGATCGCGGCACCGTGGCCGGTGGCAACGATACGTCGATGGGCTACGGCCTGAGCTTCGCCGGCAAGATTCCGCTCTGGGGCCAGGACGATCTGCGCTTCACCTTCAGCGGCGGCGATGGCTTCGGCCGCTACATGGCGCTGAACACGGTCGGCGATGCTGTGGTCGACGCCAGCGGCAAGCTGCGTACGGTCGAGGTCTACAACGGCTTCGTCGCCTGGCATCACCCCTGGAACGAGCAGTGGCGCTCGAACCTGGCGCTGTCCGCCCTGCATGCCAACACCGGACAGATCGACGAAGGCTCGATCTTCGGGCCCGGCGTGTCGCGCAATGTCCGCAGCGCAACCTTGAACCTGCTGTATTCGCCGATCCCGAAGATCACCTTCGGCGCCGAATACCGATACGCGCGGCGTGACACGGTCGGCAATCTGTCGGGTGACATGAGCCGGCTGCAGTTCTCGGCGCGTTACAACTTCTGAAGCGAGTGCCGCGCTTTCTTTCGGCGTCATCCCCGCGCAGGCGGGGATCCAGTTCTGAAGTTTGCGCACCGCTGGTTGCAGAAAACTGGATTCCCGCCTGCGCGGGAATGACGGCGGGTGTCGAGCTTGGCAATCAGGCCCAGTTTTTCGCCAGCGTCGGGTTGCTGGCAGTACCGCGCATCAGCAGATAAGCCAGCGGGCCGAACGAGCCCAGCGCCAGGGTTGCAACGATGTACGGCCAGACGGTGACGCCGCGGGCGCGGGCATCGCCGACCATCCAGACCATGACCAGGGTCAGGGCGATGACCAGATCGGTCAGCACCTGCAGGCCGGCAGGATGCATGTGGCTGGCGAAAATGCCGAAGTAGCCGACTTCCTTCAGCGCGTAGGCAGACAGGATCGAGAACGGCAGCAGGATGACGAACAGGATGGGGCGGGGCAGGTTCATGGCAAATCTCCGGGAGTGGGCTGGGACGGCGAGCGCAGAATCCGCGTCTGACTGCGGCGCCGCAATTACCTCGCAGGTCATCGCTTTGAGGCGGACGCATCGCCACAATCGCTGCCATGAACGCGATCCAGCCGACGTCCGCTGCCTCCACCCGCTTCGGCGATAGCCTGCGTCGTGCCCGCGCGGTACGGCGTCGCAGCCAACTCGATCTGGCGCTGTCGGCCGGGCTGTCGCAACGGCACCTGAGCTTTCTCGAATCCGGCCGCTCGCAGCCGAGCCGGGCGATGCTGCTGCGGCTGGCCGAAGCGCTGGACCTGGGCCTGGCCGACCGCAATCACTGGCTGATCGCCGCCGGCTTCGCGCCGATCTACCCGCAGCGCGCGATCGAAGCGCCGGACATGACGCCGGTGCGCGAAGCGCTGGCGCGGATGCTGCGCCACCACGAACCGTTTCCGGCGATGGTCATCGATCGCGCCTGGAATCTGGTGATGACCAACGAGGCGACCGAACGAATGATCGCGATGGTCAGCATGGTCGGCGGTCACGCCAGCGCCGATGCGCTATGGCAGAAAGTCTGCGGCGATGGGCCGC includes these proteins:
- a CDS encoding DUF485 domain-containing protein, which codes for MASTEVHVAPEILRILESPAFTELRARRGRFAAILTTLMLLIYYGFILAIAFAPHWLAIRIDGVITLGIPLGLGVILSAIVLTGVYVRRANGEFDALTVKAVRSANV
- a CDS encoding PAS domain-containing hybrid sensor histidine kinase/response regulator, with product MLEVWSLFLISAIYVAVLFAIAAHGDRRAAAGSSRKPWTYSLALGVYATSWTFYGAVGRAATSGWDFLPIYLGPMLVFLFAGGLLERLIRISKRYNITSIADFIGARYGRNQRLAMFVTAVAVLGVVPYIALQLKAVAFGFELLAHSQGEVGADDHLFDNGALFVAVLLGAFAILFGTRQVVASENHHGMVLAIAFESTVKLLAFLAVGLFVCYHLYDGFGDAWSHALTRLGNQAHEQDGRWQAGFVAQTLLAAAAVLCLPRQFHVTVVENADTRDLKRARWVFPLFLLAISVFVLPIASAGLDRLSADASGDTYMLALPLSEGQGWLALIAYLGGFSAATSMVIVETIALSTMISNELVLPVLLRSRRFRLAERSDLSGLLKNIRRAAIVAIIAAAYLYYRIYSGPGSLTAIGLLSFAAVAQFAPAIVGGVLWRGGSHAGALAGLSIGFGLWLYTLLLPALLAGGDSSLLSDGLLGIGWLRPQALFGLTGLDDITHGTLWSLGGNTLAYLLTPLLFKPGLRERLQAGRFLEAPSAGRAARASATKIAATVGDLVALLERFFGAERARTELEMHARRLGRPEPKPDDRVSSEQARHIEHLLSGALGASSARLVLGSALGGRDMQLEDVISLLDETAHEIQFNRELLRASLEHLSQGVSVVDKDLCLVGWNRRYLEMLDYPDDLIKVGRPIAEVFRYNAERGLLGPGEVGPQVERRLAHLRAGTPNSHERLMPDGRVIEVRGSPMSGGGYVTSYSDVTAYKQAQQALEVVNEQLEERVSERTAALEEARGVAERANRAKSRFLATVTHDLVQPLNAARLFVTSIDRDAVPVETARIVGQVESSLHAAENLIGALLDISRLDAAAQPVRREHFPVDRVLAPLANEFSALAQARGLEFRYVASSAIVETDPALLRRILQNFLSNAVRYTRSGCVLLGCRRLPGGLEIGVWDTGPGIPAGRQPEIFEEFRRLEAGQDFDQGLGLGLSIADRLSKLLHHRLSLRSTVGRGSRFSIEVPFGDRSSIAPLRPAPVTRSTDRLHGRLVFCLDNEQSTLDALGALLTRWGCRVIVARNASEAYACFGPDAEVPDLALIDFHLGEGASGIAVMAELRQRWGVAVPAIVLTADPTVAARNAASAAGLARLPKPVKPAALRALMSRMIRIQSPDIVEADGDAQSSSATSD
- a CDS encoding helix-turn-helix domain-containing protein — encoded protein: MNAIQPTSAASTRFGDSLRRARAVRRRSQLDLALSAGLSQRHLSFLESGRSQPSRAMLLRLAEALDLGLADRNHWLIAAGFAPIYPQRAIEAPDMTPVREALARMLRHHEPFPAMVIDRAWNLVMTNEATERMIAMVSMVGGHASADALWQKVCGDGPRNMVQMSLHPEGLRPFVVNADEVVAALLSRLSQEALDHPPSARLREVVMAYPGFAAAARNIDVSARLSPVLATHFRIAGQDLRLFAMLSRFDMPRDLTAEDLRVETLYPADADSEQLLRGMAGSP
- a CDS encoding DcaP family trimeric outer membrane transporter — translated: MMPARSRFAAALCAAGFGMATLPAFAAPVDKDTAAVIQDLKRRIEALEQQLSAKAAQPAAEVAAPAAVAPVAPVVAATAPAPAATPAAVTNGGDFKLAWGGYIKTDFITSRYSDGAVPQSLGRDAYIPNSIPVAATGAENARTYTDLHAKETRLYLRGSGLMYGHKVAINAEFDFISGQLGQGIAGAPNEAVTNPYNPAFRLGYLDFDNFRIGQDWSTLQNMVALPDIVDLVNWPSEGTVFSRQPMIRYTYGPLAVALENSESTVATLGGNAFAVTDDNTLPDLVWRYTLKTAAWGDYTLSGVVRQITDRGTVAGGNDTSMGYGLSFAGKIPLWGQDDLRFTFSGGDGFGRYMALNTVGDAVVDASGKLRTVEVYNGFVAWHHPWNEQWRSNLALSALHANTGQIDEGSIFGPGVSRNVRSATLNLLYSPIPKITFGAEYRYARRDTVGNLSGDMSRLQFSARYNF
- a CDS encoding response regulator transcription factor gives rise to the protein MYRLPKHRLLIADDHPLFRAALTAAVADAVPEAIVEATASLVELLAKLDAQPDCDLVLLDLRMPGSSGFSSLIQLRGLRPDLPVAIVSGEENPLVIRRAIDFGACGYIPKSASLGVIGEAVRAMLDGNEWLPEGLADGVDQDAAEQALTRQIATLTPQQFKVLMALADGRLNKQIGYELSITEATVKAHVTAVLRKLGLYRRTQAALLARRLLDASAGSLTPPMDELQSDVADED
- a CDS encoding cation acetate symporter, which codes for MNPLILKALAATVLFAPLASFAAALEGQAEKQPLNLTAILMFVAFVALTLGITYWASRRTQSRADFYTAGGGITGFQNGLAIAGDYMSAASFLGISALVFGSGFDGLIYSIGFLVGWPVIMFLIAERLRNLGKFTFADVASYRLDQTSIRILAAAGTLTTVAFYLIAQMVGAGQLIKLLFGLDYNIAVVLVGVLMIVYVTFGGMLATTWVQIIKAMLLLGGASFMAFMVMRHVGFSVEALFEQAIAVHKDGQAIMAPGKLVKDPVSAISLGLALMFGTAGLPHILMRFFTVKNAAEARKSVFYATGFIGYFYILTFIIGFGAIVLVGTNVFYLDGAALRGGANMAAIHLAHAVGGDVFLGFISAVAFATILAVVAGLTLSGATAVSHDLYAHVLRKGKVNDKDEIRVSKFATIGLGILAIILGIVFEKQNVAFMVGLAFAIAASANFPILLLSIVWRGLTTRGALLGGGLGLVSAVTLTVLGPAVWVKVLGHATPVFPYDAPALFSMTLAFLGCWIGSVTDRSARARIESARYIEQLVRAETGYGATGASSH
- a CDS encoding DUF2834 domain-containing protein → MNLPRPILFVILLPFSILSAYALKEVGYFGIFASHMHPAGLQVLTDLVIALTLVMVWMVGDARARGVTVWPYIVATLALGSFGPLAYLLMRGTASNPTLAKNWA
- the acs gene encoding acetate--CoA ligase produces the protein MSSDNFQSVLTETRVFPPSAEFAAAARVNAAKMAELRAAAAADFTGFWGAYAKSELSWATPFKTVLDDSKAPNYRWFHDGTLNASYNCLDRHLATKGDKIAIRYEGEKGDTRNYTYRELHAEVCKLANAIKAKGIVKGDRVVLYLPHSPEAVIAMQACARLGVIHSVVFGGFSATALRDRIEDTGAKLVITADGNQRGGNVVDLKKACDEALALGCPSVEGVIVAKRTGHAITMKDGRDAWWHEATAKLPADCEPVNVEAEHPLFLLYTSGSTGKPKGIQHCTGGYLLGAMLSAQWVFDLKEDDLFWCTADVGWVTGHSYVTYGPLANGASVMIYEGVPTVPDAGRFWKICQDHGVTIFYTAPTAIRALMKSGEEIPNQYDLSELRLLGSVGEPINPEAWMWYHRVIGKEKLPIVDTWWQTETGSIMMSPLPGATPTKPGSCTQPLPGLFADVVDEMGEPVVGKTAGGYLVLTKPWPSMLRTIWGDNERYKKTYYGQFPVRPDGTHLYVAGDSTHRDEDGYYWILGRTDDVLNVSGHRLGTMEVESALVSHPRVAEAAVVGRPHEVKGEAVCAFVICKGVRPTGDEALALIKELREHVAKEIGPIAKPDDIRLADGLPKTRSGKIMRRLLRSIAKGEEITQDVSTLENPGIVAQLAGKA